A window of Chitinophagaceae bacterium contains these coding sequences:
- a CDS encoding polyisoprenoid-binding protein, which translates to MDNRTKWILDPSHSELLFKVKHLMITNVKGEFRKFSGDAISNGNDFSSAQVNLTIEAPSIFTNNDDRDKHLKSDDFFDVENHSTLQFKSKSLEKTGDDEYKLKGDLTIKGVTKEVLLDVEFGGINKDPWGAEKAGFSVNGKINRKEWGLNWNAALETGGVLVGEEVKIMAEVQFSKEAE; encoded by the coding sequence ATGGATAATAGAACTAAATGGATTTTAGACCCTTCACACAGTGAGTTGTTATTTAAGGTAAAACACCTTATGATTACAAATGTAAAAGGTGAGTTTAGAAAATTTTCGGGAGATGCAATTTCCAATGGAAATGACTTTTCATCTGCTCAGGTTAATCTGACAATTGAAGCCCCTTCAATATTTACGAATAATGATGACAGAGATAAGCATTTGAAAAGTGATGATTTTTTTGATGTTGAAAATCACAGTACTTTACAGTTTAAATCTAAATCTTTAGAAAAAACCGGAGATGATGAATATAAGCTAAAGGGTGATTTGACAATTAAAGGTGTTACCAAAGAAGTATTATTAGATGTTGAATTTGGCGGTATAAATAAAGACCCCTGGGGAGCTGAAAAAGCAGGTTTTTCTGTAAATGGAAAAATTAACCGTAAAGAGTGGGGATTAAATTGGAATGCTGCTTTAGAAACAGGTGGTGTGTTAGTTGGAGAAGAAGTGAAAATCATGGCTGAAGTTCAGTTCTCAAAGGAGGCTGAATAA
- a CDS encoding Crp/Fnr family transcriptional regulator, which produces MEKFKSFIIDKGQLTEQEFELLSNKFRIKEINKGQTLLQKGDVCRNAFFVEKGLLKMYSINEHGVKNIIQFAPEDWIVMDRGSAYFNEPTEYFIDAIESSIVVQISEDFMGSAAELNPKFRRFNEILLQNHIRHLQKRISLLIGSSAEVRYLDFIKLYPNLTQRVPQWMIASYLGVAPESLSRVRKELYLKSKK; this is translated from the coding sequence ATGGAGAAATTCAAATCATTTATTATTGATAAAGGTCAACTTACTGAACAAGAATTTGAACTTCTTTCAAATAAATTTAGAATCAAAGAAATTAATAAAGGGCAAACTCTTCTGCAAAAAGGTGACGTTTGCAGAAATGCATTTTTTGTAGAAAAAGGATTGCTTAAAATGTATTCCATAAATGAACACGGTGTAAAAAATATTATTCAGTTTGCTCCCGAAGATTGGATTGTAATGGATAGAGGGAGTGCTTATTTTAATGAACCAACAGAATATTTCATTGACGCAATAGAATCTTCGATTGTTGTGCAAATTTCTGAAGACTTTATGGGTTCAGCTGCTGAATTAAATCCTAAGTTTCGGAGGTTTAATGAAATATTGCTACAAAACCACATACGTCATTTGCAAAAGAGAATTAGTCTTTTGATAGGTTCCTCTGCGGAAGTTCGATATTTGGATTTTATAAAACTTTATCCCAACCTAACACAAAGAGTGCCTCAGTGGATGATTGCCTCATATCTTGGGGTTGCTCCGGAAAGCCTTAGCAGAGTCAGAAAAGAGCTTTACTTGAAATCAAAAAAGTAA
- a CDS encoding T9SS C-terminal target domain-containing protein: MPAITRFLFIFILFTFSFNVLQASSEEFVYHKFWIQFTDKADSPYSLDFPDEFLSERAINRRLNQNISLTEDDLPINPHYIDSILTFGVPILTRSKWFNAVTIETTDSTILSQIENLSFVNKIEGVARYKLEVDTTNGGESLADFESNDNSTSLNGQIYGNGFHQLKMLRGDFLHELGYRGRDMIIGVMDAGFRDVNVIGAFDSLWLQGRILHYQDFVNPGTDVFDAHTHGTHVLSVMGSNLPGQMMGTAPDASYMLFRTEDGSSEYRIEEDNWVAAAEFADSAGADILNTSLGYTRFDDAQMNYSYQDMTGAVARISIAADLAAKRGMVVVNSAGNSGNSSWRYISAPADGRFVIAVGAMDDKEVRAGFSSVGPSYDGRVKPDIMAMGRGTAIVSLNNQLRTANGTSFSAPVVSGLIAALWQTNPDKSAKEVRDALLKSANRYYNPDSLYGYGIPDFHKAYLLLNDQPLPTVFQEEKLPLAYPNPFQNQLNIMYFSEKTEIIKIDVFDTFGNKVLYKEAKVYKDRFNRIKFSEIGSLPAAMYIVRIKTSQKQISLKVIKN; this comes from the coding sequence ATGCCAGCAATAACCCGCTTTCTTTTTATATTCATTTTATTTACTTTTTCATTTAATGTTCTTCAGGCATCTTCAGAAGAATTTGTTTATCATAAATTTTGGATACAATTTACGGATAAAGCAGATAGTCCCTATTCATTGGATTTCCCGGATGAATTTTTATCGGAAAGAGCCATTAACCGCAGATTGAATCAAAATATAAGTCTCACAGAAGATGATTTGCCCATAAACCCGCATTATATTGATAGCATACTGACTTTCGGAGTTCCAATTCTTACCCGTAGCAAGTGGTTTAATGCCGTCACTATCGAAACAACTGATTCGACAATACTTTCACAAATTGAAAATTTATCTTTTGTAAATAAAATTGAAGGCGTTGCCAGATATAAGCTTGAGGTTGATACTACTAATGGAGGAGAATCACTTGCAGATTTTGAAAGTAATGATAATAGCACCAGTTTAAACGGGCAAATTTATGGAAATGGATTTCATCAGTTAAAAATGTTGAGAGGAGACTTCTTACATGAACTCGGTTACAGAGGTCGTGATATGATAATAGGGGTTATGGATGCCGGTTTCAGAGATGTGAATGTAATAGGAGCATTTGATAGTTTGTGGTTGCAGGGTAGAATATTGCACTATCAGGATTTTGTTAACCCGGGAACAGATGTTTTTGACGCACATACCCATGGCACACATGTACTTTCTGTGATGGGTTCTAACTTACCCGGACAAATGATGGGAACAGCTCCTGATGCATCATATATGCTATTCAGAACCGAAGACGGGTCAAGTGAATACAGAATAGAAGAAGATAATTGGGTTGCAGCAGCAGAGTTTGCTGATAGTGCCGGTGCAGATATTTTAAACACATCTCTGGGATACACCCGCTTTGATGACGCTCAAATGAACTATTCATATCAGGATATGACCGGAGCAGTAGCCCGAATATCAATAGCGGCTGATTTAGCTGCTAAAAGAGGTATGGTAGTCGTAAATAGTGCCGGAAATTCCGGGAATTCTTCATGGAGATATATTAGTGCACCGGCAGATGGAAGATTTGTTATAGCTGTAGGGGCCATGGATGATAAAGAGGTTAGGGCAGGTTTCAGTTCTGTAGGACCTTCTTATGATGGAAGAGTAAAGCCGGATATTATGGCTATGGGAAGAGGAACTGCAATTGTATCTTTGAATAATCAACTTAGAACGGCAAATGGGACTTCATTTTCTGCACCTGTTGTGAGTGGTTTAATCGCTGCTTTATGGCAAACAAACCCGGATAAATCTGCTAAAGAAGTAAGAGACGCTTTGCTAAAGAGTGCTAACCGATATTATAATCCGGACAGTTTATACGGTTATGGAATTCCTGACTTTCATAAAGCTTATCTTTTATTAAATGATCAGCCTTTACCAACAGTTTTTCAGGAAGAAAAACTCCCTTTGGCATACCCAAATCCATTTCAGAATCAATTGAATATTATGTATTTTTCGGAAAAAACTGAAATAATCAAAATTGATGTCTTTGATACATTTGGAAATAAAGTACTTTACAAGGAAGCGAAAGTTTATAAAGATCGCTTTAACAGAATTAAATTTTCAGAAATTGGAAGTTTGCCTGCTGCTATGTATATTGTCAGAATTAAAACTTCTCAGAAACAGATTAGTTTGAAAGTTATCAAAAATTAG
- a CDS encoding 1-acyl-sn-glycerol-3-phosphate acyltransferase, producing MLKKLNLLWQVPYTIWTGLTYVLSALITVPVYFILSFIGGEKLEQRIATYNRNWSKIWGSICGIRVKVIDRHKVDKNQSYIFACNHTSNLDTMIFPRSSIFALRPLAKKEIKKIPVMGYLFDKAGIFVDRSSAESRSESMKAMKNLIDRGVSVFIFPEGTRNRTDKPLGPFYNGAFRLAIESGIPIVPVVMTNVRRMMSEKTIWMKPGKATVIYHDPISTEGYTMDDVEKLRDKVYQVMEESVIKHSLKSF from the coding sequence ATTTTGAAAAAGCTTAACCTTTTATGGCAGGTGCCTTATACTATTTGGACAGGACTTACATATGTTCTGTCGGCACTGATTACAGTACCCGTATATTTTATTTTGTCTTTTATCGGAGGTGAAAAACTTGAGCAAAGAATAGCCACATACAACAGAAATTGGTCTAAAATATGGGGCTCAATTTGTGGTATTCGTGTTAAAGTAATAGACAGGCACAAGGTGGACAAAAATCAATCATATATCTTTGCCTGCAACCATACATCAAACCTGGATACTATGATATTTCCGCGTTCCAGTATATTTGCATTAAGACCTTTAGCAAAAAAAGAGATTAAGAAAATTCCGGTTATGGGTTATCTGTTTGATAAGGCCGGTATTTTTGTCGATAGATCATCAGCAGAGAGCAGAAGTGAAAGTATGAAGGCAATGAAAAACTTAATTGACAGAGGAGTGTCAGTTTTTATTTTTCCGGAAGGTACCCGAAATAGAACAGATAAACCATTGGGGCCATTTTATAATGGGGCCTTTCGCCTGGCTATTGAATCCGGAATCCCTATAGTTCCGGTGGTAATGACAAACGTCAGACGAATGATGTCCGAAAAAACGATCTGGATGAAACCCGGTAAAGCTACTGTAATTTATCATGACCCTATATCTACAGAAGGTTATACAATGGATGATGTAGAAAAATTGAGAGATAAAGTTTATCAGGTAATGGAAGAAAGTGTCATAAAGCATTCCCTTAAATCCTTTTAA